The following coding sequences are from one Terriglobales bacterium window:
- a CDS encoding sugar phosphate isomerase/epimerase: MLFTRRSVMKAAALGAACSAIRPLVSFAEESSANDDKQFHGLRVGVCSYSLRSFPAAEALQDTKRLGVHYLSLKEVHLPLSSTPEQRKQLRQQAADLGLTITSCGVIYLKDAEADMRQAFDYVRDLGASIAVVGVTREQLHTLEKVIRSYDLKAAIHNHGPNDKRFPSPLEVYDAIKGLDRKIGVCMDIGHTFRMHEDLVSDIKKTNDRLYSMHFKDLESDHVDAKGVPVGTGVMPIIPVLRELVRSGYTGEVQLEYEIEPKDPLPGAAESLGFMRGALQSM, from the coding sequence ATGCTCTTCACTCGTCGTTCTGTAATGAAAGCCGCGGCTTTGGGGGCGGCGTGCAGCGCGATTCGTCCACTGGTTTCGTTCGCTGAGGAATCGAGCGCAAACGATGACAAGCAATTTCATGGTCTACGCGTAGGCGTCTGCTCGTATTCGCTACGCTCTTTCCCGGCCGCAGAAGCCTTGCAGGACACCAAGCGGCTAGGCGTCCACTATTTGTCGTTGAAAGAAGTTCATTTGCCTTTGAGCTCGACTCCCGAACAACGCAAGCAGCTTCGGCAACAGGCCGCAGATCTAGGACTAACGATCACGAGCTGTGGCGTCATTTATTTGAAAGACGCCGAGGCCGATATGCGCCAGGCATTCGACTATGTTCGCGACCTGGGAGCCTCTATCGCGGTAGTGGGAGTCACCCGCGAACAACTCCACACTCTGGAAAAGGTGATTAGGAGTTATGACCTCAAAGCAGCCATCCACAACCATGGGCCCAACGATAAGCGCTTCCCGTCACCGCTCGAGGTGTATGACGCGATTAAAGGCCTCGATCGAAAAATTGGTGTGTGCATGGATATCGGCCACACTTTCCGCATGCACGAAGACCTGGTTTCGGACATTAAGAAAACGAACGATCGGCTGTACAGCATGCACTTCAAGGATCTGGAGTCTGACCACGTCGACGCGAAAGGAGTGCCGGTTGGAACAGGTGTGATGCCGATTATTCCTGTGCTGCGCGAGCTAGTGCGTTCGGGCTACACAGGAGAGGTTCAACTGGAGTATGAGATTGAACCGAAGGACCCGCTTCCTGGCGCGGCCGAATCGCTGGGCTTCATGCGAGGGGCGCTGCAAAGTATGTGA
- a CDS encoding alpha-amylase family glycosyl hydrolase yields MAQLDRLTATVPAEVGADTLPPLRLHPQLYEISTLPWLVRLGKQLGRPISISDVPHAEWERLRRLGFDLVYLMGVWKHSPEGRRLSRSQTSLFKRYDESLPGWTLNDVPGSPFSIQAYEPDPSIGTWDDFDMLHRQLHELGMRLILDVIPNHTGPDHHWIREHPEYYIRGSLAQYRANPGNFFIAENNAGGGEVIAYGRDPYFAPWTDTAQLNYFNPSLRKAMIDQIRRIAEICDGARCDMAMLILNDHFHQTWESVLGSAPAPGEEFWQEATRALGDFVWIAEAYSDSEWALQQLGFNFTYDKRLYDRLRDGFVRDVYLHLKADAEFQRRSVRFLENHDEPRAASVFGKSRLPAVAVLASTVPGMHFFNDGQFEGFQKQLVVQLSRAQEESPDPEIQRIYEKILTIADSPEFHSGTWKLLEPKDSGDRTNSDLIAYMWSEASGQKLVVVNLGAGNSTGRIYFTDDLLSGSGLHFDDLLNDRSYERQTADLKRWGLFIKLAGFGAHIFDVKRIA; encoded by the coding sequence TTGGCGCAACTGGACAGACTTACCGCAACAGTTCCTGCCGAAGTGGGCGCAGACACACTGCCACCGCTTAGACTTCATCCCCAGCTCTACGAGATCAGTACACTTCCCTGGCTTGTGAGGCTGGGCAAACAGCTCGGACGGCCGATAAGCATCTCCGACGTTCCTCACGCCGAGTGGGAGCGGCTTCGAAGACTTGGATTCGATCTCGTTTACCTGATGGGGGTCTGGAAGCACAGCCCCGAGGGCCGCAGGCTCTCTCGAAGTCAGACTTCCCTATTCAAGCGATATGACGAGTCTCTGCCCGGCTGGACTCTGAACGACGTGCCCGGCTCCCCTTTTTCCATCCAGGCTTATGAACCCGACCCGTCGATCGGCACTTGGGACGACTTCGACATGCTCCATCGCCAGCTACACGAGCTCGGCATGCGGCTCATCCTAGACGTAATTCCCAATCACACCGGGCCAGACCATCACTGGATACGTGAGCATCCCGAGTACTATATCCGCGGCTCGCTGGCGCAATACCGTGCGAACCCGGGCAATTTCTTTATTGCTGAAAATAACGCAGGCGGCGGCGAAGTAATTGCCTACGGTCGAGATCCCTACTTCGCCCCGTGGACGGATACCGCCCAACTCAACTACTTCAATCCCTCCCTGCGTAAGGCAATGATCGACCAGATTCGCCGTATCGCCGAAATCTGCGACGGTGCACGATGCGACATGGCCATGCTGATTTTGAATGACCATTTTCATCAGACCTGGGAGTCCGTGCTGGGATCAGCCCCTGCGCCTGGCGAGGAATTCTGGCAAGAGGCCACGCGGGCCTTAGGCGATTTTGTTTGGATAGCAGAAGCCTACAGCGACTCGGAGTGGGCGCTTCAACAACTCGGATTCAATTTCACCTACGACAAGCGGCTCTACGATCGACTACGCGATGGTTTCGTGCGCGACGTGTATCTGCATCTGAAAGCTGACGCGGAGTTCCAGCGTCGCTCGGTGCGTTTTCTCGAAAATCACGACGAGCCACGAGCTGCGAGCGTCTTCGGAAAATCTCGACTACCAGCTGTTGCCGTCTTGGCCTCCACTGTGCCAGGCATGCACTTCTTCAATGATGGCCAGTTTGAAGGCTTCCAGAAACAGCTCGTCGTTCAGCTCTCACGTGCGCAAGAAGAGAGTCCCGACCCGGAGATTCAGCGAATCTACGAGAAAATTCTTACGATAGCCGACTCTCCAGAGTTCCATAGTGGCACCTGGAAGCTGCTTGAACCCAAAGACTCAGGAGATCGCACCAATTCCGATCTCATCGCGTATATGTGGAGTGAGGCTTCCGGACAAAAACTTGTGGTTGTGAATCTGGGAGCCGGTAACTCTACCGGTCGAATTTATTTTACCGACGATCTGCTTTCGGGAAGTGGCCTGCATTTCGACGACTTGCTCAACGATCGCAGCTACGAACGGCAGACTGCCGATCTGAAGCGTTGGGGACTGTTTATCAAGTTAGCGGGATTTGGCGCTCACATCTTCGATGTGAAACGCATCGCGTAA
- a CDS encoding Gfo/Idh/MocA family oxidoreductase, producing the protein MTIDRRDFLKTTGKAITVGAATLALGGRVLGANDRVRVAICGLRGRGNDHLHGFSHVPGTEIAAFCDIDQSVLAQRVGDMQKLGLAKPKTYVDIRKLLEDKDIDAISIATPNHWHSLMGIWACQAGKDVYVEKPCSHNSFEGRQLVNAVKKYNRICQHGSQSRSNPGMIDAIQKVQNGTIGDVYLGRALCYKWRQAIGHATPEAVPAGVDYDLWTGPAPMKPFTRNRFHYNWHWIWDTGNGEVGNQAIHEIDIARWGLGVRFPVQVSAMGGHFMFDDDQETPNVMNATFYFEDANKKRKMMEVEVRHWITNHEAEIGSGAYGSAAVPAAGLSGGANKKSAEKQSLGPKEAKTNTIGNIFYGSNGYLGIDGYDAYKTWLTNQAEPGPSGKATGDHFANFIDCIRSRRAEDIHSPIEEAHISTTLVHLANASYRLGRTLQFDPEQEQVVGDEEATRMLRGTYRAPYVVPDQV; encoded by the coding sequence ATGACAATCGATCGCCGTGATTTTCTTAAGACCACCGGGAAGGCAATCACCGTAGGAGCAGCAACGCTCGCTCTCGGCGGACGGGTGCTCGGTGCAAATGATCGCGTTCGCGTTGCGATTTGCGGATTGCGTGGCCGCGGCAACGATCACCTCCATGGGTTTTCGCATGTGCCCGGAACCGAGATCGCTGCGTTCTGCGACATCGACCAGAGTGTACTGGCCCAACGCGTGGGCGACATGCAGAAACTGGGTCTTGCCAAGCCCAAGACCTACGTCGACATCCGCAAGCTGCTTGAAGACAAAGACATCGATGCCATCTCCATCGCCACGCCCAATCACTGGCACTCGCTTATGGGCATATGGGCGTGCCAGGCTGGCAAGGATGTGTACGTAGAGAAGCCTTGTTCTCACAACTCGTTTGAAGGCCGTCAATTGGTGAATGCGGTAAAGAAATACAACCGCATCTGCCAGCACGGGAGTCAGTCACGCTCAAATCCAGGCATGATCGATGCAATACAGAAAGTCCAAAACGGGACAATAGGCGACGTCTATCTTGGACGGGCACTTTGTTACAAGTGGCGCCAGGCGATAGGGCATGCCACTCCTGAAGCGGTTCCTGCCGGCGTGGATTACGACTTGTGGACCGGCCCTGCTCCAATGAAGCCATTTACCCGCAATCGCTTTCACTACAACTGGCATTGGATCTGGGACACCGGCAACGGCGAGGTTGGCAACCAGGCAATTCACGAGATCGACATTGCACGCTGGGGCCTCGGCGTACGCTTCCCTGTTCAGGTCTCAGCCATGGGCGGCCACTTCATGTTCGACGACGACCAGGAAACACCCAACGTGATGAACGCGACCTTTTACTTCGAGGATGCCAACAAGAAACGCAAGATGATGGAGGTCGAAGTCCGCCACTGGATCACCAACCACGAGGCGGAGATCGGCTCCGGCGCCTACGGGAGCGCTGCCGTGCCCGCCGCAGGCCTTTCCGGCGGCGCAAACAAGAAATCAGCCGAGAAGCAGTCGCTGGGGCCGAAAGAGGCGAAGACCAACACCATCGGCAACATCTTCTACGGATCGAACGGATATCTTGGCATCGACGGTTACGATGCTTACAAGACCTGGCTCACCAATCAGGCCGAACCTGGGCCCTCCGGCAAAGCCACTGGTGATCATTTCGCGAACTTTATCGATTGCATTCGCAGTCGTCGCGCCGAGGATATTCACTCGCCAATCGAAGAGGCTCACATTTCGACCACGTTGGTCCATCTCGCCAACGCGTCATATCGTTTAGGGCGCACTCTGCAGTTCGATCCGGAGCAAGAGCAGGTCGTAGGAGATGAGGAGGCCACCCGAATGCTGCGCGGTACATATCGCGCGCCATACGTTGTGCCGGACCAGGTGTAA
- a CDS encoding NAD+ synthase gives MKIALGQINPTVGDFCGNAAKIIEYSHRAKAQGADLILFPELAICGYPPRDLVEKPSFVTQNAETLERIANETDGIAVICGLVTPAQSETGKSVMNSAALVRNGRVEFMQSKMLLPTYDVFDEDRYFAPARKQEVVSLNGSRLALTICEDAWNDKHFWQKRLYSIDPVEQLVRAGGNLVLNISASPFTTHKREIRKKMLQAIAADFRVPVVMCNQVGGNDSLIFDGSSIVIGPDGRVLAQAKSFEEDLVLFDTETLQGDVHEQPADTEAEAYAALVLGTRDYVRKCGFKKVIIGLSGGIDSALTAAIAVDALGKENVMGVSMPGPYSSQGSKDDAKELAKNLGIRYDVIPISPVFEEFRKALSATFRNLPEDFTEENLQSRLRGSTLMALSNKFGALVLTTGNKSEMAVGYCTLYGDMCGGLAVIADVPKTMVYRLSEYRNRISPVIPLPTIKKVPSAELRPNQTDQDSLPPYDVLDCILEDYVENYKTAEQISIERGYDCKLVSSVIRMIERTEYKRQQAAPVLKISQKAFGLGRRFPIAAKYEVQC, from the coding sequence ATGAAGATTGCTCTCGGCCAAATCAATCCCACGGTAGGAGATTTCTGCGGCAATGCCGCCAAGATCATCGAATACAGCCACAGAGCTAAGGCACAGGGAGCTGATCTCATACTGTTTCCCGAGTTGGCGATCTGCGGATACCCGCCGCGGGACTTGGTAGAAAAGCCTTCGTTTGTTACGCAGAACGCGGAGACGCTCGAGCGAATCGCGAACGAAACCGATGGCATTGCCGTTATCTGTGGCTTGGTTACGCCGGCACAAAGCGAGACCGGAAAATCGGTGATGAATTCCGCTGCCCTCGTACGCAATGGGCGGGTGGAATTCATGCAATCGAAGATGCTGCTGCCCACCTATGACGTCTTCGACGAAGACCGCTACTTCGCACCCGCGCGCAAGCAGGAGGTTGTTAGCCTGAACGGCTCGAGACTGGCGCTCACCATTTGCGAAGACGCGTGGAATGACAAGCACTTTTGGCAAAAGCGCCTCTACAGCATCGATCCCGTAGAACAATTAGTGCGAGCCGGCGGGAACCTGGTGTTAAATATCTCTGCCTCGCCGTTCACAACGCACAAGCGTGAAATCCGCAAGAAGATGCTGCAAGCCATTGCTGCCGACTTCCGAGTGCCTGTCGTCATGTGCAATCAGGTTGGAGGGAATGACAGTCTGATCTTCGATGGATCGAGCATTGTGATTGGTCCCGACGGTCGTGTTTTGGCTCAGGCGAAGTCGTTCGAAGAAGATTTAGTGTTATTCGATACCGAAACGCTGCAAGGCGATGTGCATGAGCAGCCGGCGGATACCGAGGCCGAAGCCTACGCTGCTCTGGTACTAGGCACCAGGGATTACGTTCGTAAATGCGGTTTCAAAAAGGTAATCATCGGTCTGAGTGGAGGCATTGATAGCGCCTTGACGGCGGCAATCGCAGTAGACGCCTTGGGCAAAGAGAATGTCATGGGAGTCTCTATGCCGGGTCCCTATTCGTCGCAAGGCAGCAAGGACGATGCGAAGGAACTCGCCAAGAACCTGGGAATTCGGTACGACGTAATCCCAATTTCGCCGGTGTTCGAGGAATTCCGTAAAGCGCTTTCAGCAACGTTTCGCAATCTTCCGGAGGACTTTACGGAGGAGAACCTGCAGTCGCGTCTGAGGGGCTCTACCTTGATGGCGCTGTCGAATAAGTTCGGAGCCCTTGTGCTCACCACCGGCAATAAGTCGGAAATGGCAGTTGGCTACTGCACTCTGTACGGCGATATGTGCGGAGGCCTGGCGGTGATTGCGGACGTTCCAAAGACGATGGTCTATCGTTTGAGTGAATACCGAAACAGGATCTCTCCGGTGATTCCACTGCCAACGATCAAAAAGGTTCCTTCTGCAGAGCTTCGGCCCAACCAGACAGATCAGGATTCGCTCCCACCCTATGACGTGCTGGATTGCATTCTCGAAGACTACGTTGAGAACTATAAGACCGCTGAGCAGATCTCTATCGAGCGCGGATACGACTGTAAGCTCGTCAGTTCCGTGATTCGAATGATCGAGCGGACCGAGTACAAACGCCAACAGGCAGCCCCGGTCCTGAAAATCAGTCAGAAAGCATTCGGGCTCGGCCGCCGTTTTCCTATCGCCGCAAAGTATGAGGTTCAGTGCTAA
- a CDS encoding sugar phosphate isomerase/epimerase family protein produces MITRRALLASLAISPFLAAFKSVGNIKIGVCTRDSANAVKYGFDYIEPAAAEIAAMSEAEFRDYSDEVLTLPIGCRAFNGLIRRPDLKVVGNEVSLSALRDYLVPCMARCKHLGASIAVWGSAGSRNVPEGFSRRRANEQIAEFLRMAGDIAGQHELVIAIEPLRHQEGNILNTGAEALEMVRSVKHPNVRMIIDYYHLREENEDPKILEAAQREIVHLHFANPHGRVWPHDLAEDDHYAEFFRYLKKTGYSGGISIEGKGTFENDAAASRAFFRAAIN; encoded by the coding sequence ATGATCACGAGACGAGCACTCCTCGCTTCACTCGCCATTTCGCCCTTCCTGGCGGCTTTCAAATCAGTTGGAAACATCAAGATCGGTGTTTGCACTCGCGATAGCGCGAACGCAGTGAAGTACGGCTTCGACTACATTGAGCCAGCGGCCGCGGAGATTGCTGCCATGAGTGAAGCTGAATTTCGCGACTATTCTGACGAAGTACTCACTTTGCCCATCGGATGTCGTGCGTTTAATGGTCTCATCCGCCGCCCCGATCTGAAGGTCGTTGGCAATGAAGTCTCCCTTTCTGCGCTACGAGATTATCTAGTGCCCTGCATGGCAAGGTGTAAACATCTCGGTGCTTCCATCGCTGTGTGGGGCAGCGCCGGATCGCGCAATGTTCCGGAAGGATTCTCGCGGCGTCGTGCCAACGAACAGATTGCCGAGTTTCTTCGCATGGCGGGCGACATCGCCGGCCAACATGAGCTTGTGATCGCAATCGAGCCGCTACGCCATCAAGAGGGCAATATTCTGAACACAGGCGCCGAGGCTCTGGAAATGGTGCGGTCGGTAAAGCATCCCAACGTGCGCATGATTATTGACTATTACCATCTCCGCGAGGAGAACGAGGATCCGAAGATTCTCGAGGCTGCGCAACGGGAGATCGTACACCTGCACTTCGCGAATCCCCATGGACGAGTCTGGCCCCACGATCTCGCCGAAGACGATCACTACGCCGAGTTCTTCCGCTATTTGAAGAAAACTGGGTATTCGGGCGGTATCTCGATCGAAGGCAAGGGAACGTTCGAGAATGATGCCGCTGCCAGTCGCGCCTTCTTTCGTGCCGCGATAAATTGA
- a CDS encoding thioredoxin domain-containing protein: MKKIFAFMLAILSTSIALTQTASTPAKKPASSATTKSAPAPIGKQPSMEELNGFMHHMFGYDPMVKWKIESVKPSEVPGVTEVIITFGEPVQQRTPFYVAGDLQHAFIGQIIPFGTDPFEPARRKLADEAKGPVKGAPDAPVEIVEFSDFQCPHCKRAWPKVEQLVSQSANARLVFQNFPLSNIHKWADRAAGYADCIARKNQDQFWKFAQQVFDQQENINDQNAAERLNAIATDAGADPAATATCADAADTKVRVNQQYQLGAAVGVNATPTLFLNGRKIENVNDTPIEILKQMVDFEAQENAKKVAEAH, translated from the coding sequence TTGAAGAAAATCTTTGCCTTCATGCTAGCTATTTTGTCCACCAGCATCGCGCTCACGCAGACGGCCTCTACTCCTGCTAAGAAGCCTGCTTCTTCGGCGACGACGAAATCGGCTCCAGCTCCGATCGGAAAGCAGCCGAGCATGGAAGAGCTCAACGGCTTCATGCATCACATGTTTGGCTACGATCCGATGGTGAAGTGGAAGATTGAGAGCGTAAAGCCTTCGGAAGTTCCGGGAGTCACGGAGGTCATCATAACCTTCGGCGAACCTGTGCAGCAGCGAACACCCTTCTATGTAGCGGGCGATCTGCAACATGCATTTATCGGCCAGATCATTCCCTTCGGAACCGATCCCTTTGAACCCGCACGGCGAAAGTTGGCTGATGAGGCAAAGGGTCCGGTGAAGGGTGCTCCAGACGCCCCGGTTGAAATCGTGGAATTCAGCGATTTTCAGTGCCCGCATTGCAAGCGAGCGTGGCCGAAAGTGGAGCAGTTAGTGAGCCAGTCCGCCAATGCTCGCCTCGTATTCCAGAATTTTCCGCTCTCCAACATTCACAAATGGGCCGATCGTGCTGCAGGCTACGCGGACTGCATTGCTCGCAAGAATCAGGATCAATTTTGGAAGTTTGCTCAGCAGGTCTTTGACCAGCAGGAAAACATTAATGATCAAAACGCTGCTGAGCGACTGAATGCTATCGCGACCGATGCCGGAGCAGATCCAGCAGCAACGGCAACCTGTGCCGACGCGGCAGACACCAAAGTCCGTGTGAACCAGCAATACCAACTCGGCGCGGCCGTAGGGGTCAACGCAACCCCTACGCTCTTCCTAAATGGACGTAAGATCGAAAACGTGAATGACACCCCGATCGAAATCCTCAAGCAGATGGTGGATTTCGAAGCGCAGGAGAACGCGAAGAAAGTCGCCGAAGCTCACTGA